DNA sequence from the Candidatus Sericytochromatia bacterium genome:
CAGGCGCACCGGGCCCATGTAGCCCAGTTCGTCCTGGATCATGCCGGACATGCGTTCGGACATATTTCTGAAGATCTTGGCCTTGACCTCGTCGTTGGAGCCTTTTAGCGCGAGGGCGAGGTCCTTCGATTCGACGTCCTTGAGCACGCGCTGAATCGAGCGGTCGTCGAGCAAGACGATGTCCTCGAAGACGAACATGAGCTTCTTGATCTCGTCCGCGAGCTCGGGGTTCTGCTCTTCCAGCGATTCGATGATCGTCTTTTCGGTCGAGCGGTCGGCGCGGTTGAGCACCTCGACCAGATTCTTCACGCCGCCCGCGTTGAAGAAGTCCTGTGACACGACGGCGCTGAATTTACGTTCCAAGATGCGTTCGACCTCGCGAATGATGGCAGGACTGGTGCGATCCATCAGGGCGATGCGGGCGGCCACATCACTCTGAGCCTCGGGGCTCAACCCGCCGATGATGGTGGCACTCTGCTCCGGCTTCAGGTAGGCGCAAATCAGGGCGATCGTCTGGGGATGTTCGTTTTGAATGAAGTTGAGCAGCTGGTTGGCTTCGATCCGCCGCATGAATTCGAAGGGAATGGTCGCGAGCTGGTCCGTCAGCCGGCCGAGCAATTCCGCTGCGCGGTCTGCGCCCAGCGCCTTGCTGAGCAGGTCTCGAGCGGTTTCCACCCCGCCCATGGCGGTGGAGCGGGACGCCTGGTACAGCGCGTAGAACTCTTCGAGCACCGCCCGCGAGACGTCGCCGTCGACCCGCCCCATGTTGGCGATTTCCATCGTGAGCTGTTCGAGGTCGTCCTGGTCGGTGACGTTGCGCAGGAGTTCGCTGGCCACATCTTCGCCCAGGCTGACGAGCAGGATCGCCGCTTTCTCCCGCCCGCTCAGCTCGTTGACGGTCTTTTTCTTGGTGGCCATCGCTCAACCTCCTCAGTCGTCTGCGTTGACCCAGGTCTTGACGAGCTGGACCGCGTCCTTGGGGTTCTGCTTGATATATTGCGCGAGTTCGCGCTGCATGTTCAAGAGCTTGGCGTCATCGGGCCCCGGTGGATTGCCAACCCGCGCGCCGACGGCTCCCAGCAGGGCCTGGCTCACTTCCTCGGCGCTCATGCCCTGCATCGCGTTCGCACCCAGTTCATCCATGACGGCCTGGCGGCGGCGGAAGGCCGTCGAGAACATCAGGAAGACGATCAGCGCCAGGACGATGCTGGTGACCAGCGTGGCGATCCGGATGCCACGCGACCACATCGCGTCGCTGGCCGCCTGCGCCTCTCTTGCCTTCAGGTCGACGCCCTTGAAGATCATGGGGTTCACGACCACCTTGGTCGAATTTTGAGGGTCGGGGATGCCCGCCGCGGCACCGACCATCTGCTTGATCATGGGCGTGAGGTCCGGCGGCGGTGCGGCGTTGGCCGCGGCCTGCTGGGCCGCACGGCCCCGTGGGGCGGGCGGGGGCGTGACGTCGTAGGCCACCGAGACGAGCGTGTCGCGCAGCACGGCCGGTTCTTTGATGCGGCGCTGCACCTCTTTGTTGGTGTTGTAGTTGCGGGTGTATTCGTTGTTGCTATAGAGCCCGTTCTGCCCGCTCCCGCCGCCCGGGTAGCTGTTCGGTTGAACATTTTCGGTCGAACCGGGTACGCCGCCGTCGGTGGCGGCTTGCCCGTTGTACTGCTCGGTCTTGCCGCGCTCCGAAACGAGCAAGCCGCCGGTTCCCCCTGGCAAGGAAGGCGCATAAGACTCACTGTTGGTCTCGATCTGGGCGAAATCCCAGACGGTGCTGACGCGCACGACCGACTTTTCCGGGCCCAGCACGTCATCCAGCATGGCCTGAATGCGGCGCTCCAGGTCGCGTTCGTACTTGCGCTTGAGTTCGAGCTGACGGGCCGACAGGTCCGTTCCGCTGACGTCAATGCCGCCGGTGCTTTCGGTGTAATCGCGGCCCGACGTATCGGTCACGAACACGTTCTGCTGCTTCAGGCGGGGCACGGCCTTCGCGACGAGATGCTGGATCGTGCGCACCTGGCCCGGTTCGAGTTGATTGCCTGTGCCCATCGAGAGCATGACGGAGGCGGTGGTGGGTTGCTCGTCCGCCACGAACAGCGATTCCTTGGGAATCACGATGTGGACGCGGGCCTTGTCGACGCCCTCGAGGGCCTCGATCGTGCGGGATAGCTCTCCTTCGAGCCCGCGCTGATAGTTGAGGTTGCGCTCGAAGTCCGTCGCAGTCCAGTTGGCGTTGCCATTGAACAGGTCCTGAAATCCGACCGTCCCCCCGCTGGGCAGGCCCTCGGAGGCCAGGGCCAGCCGAATGTCGTGAACCTGGCCACTCGGGACCCCGATCGCCCCGCCACTCAGCTGGTAGGGGATGTTGCGCTCCTTGAGTTTTTCAACGATCGCACCCGCATCCTTATCTGAGAGCCGCGTATAGAGGGTCACGTAGGCTGGTTGCTGCGCCCACATCACGAGGATGCCGAACAGCAGCACGACGGCCACGCTCACCCCGACCAACATCAAGCGCTGACCGGCGCTCATCTGATTCCAGAGGCGCCCGAGGTCTTCGCTCAATTGTTGAAAGAAGCTGTTCATGCCGTCCGCAGCCAACGCCTGAGTGCGCTGAAACTAGATCTGCATCCGCATGACATCCTGGTAGACTTCCACCAGTTTGTTACGCACCTGCAGCGTGAGTTGCATGGCCACGCTGGCCTTCTCCGCCGCGATCATCACGTCGTGAAGGTCGACATCGCCCCCAATGGCCGCTTCGTTTGCCAGTTTCTCCGCGCCCTGATTGAGGCGCGTGACCTCAGCCAGTCCCGACTTCAGAGGCGTCAGGAATTCGAACGGATTTCCGCCTTGGGCCGGGTCCTTCAGAATCGCGGAGCCTTCCGGCAGCTTCAAGCCATCGGCCCCGACCGCTTGCGGGAATTCCACAAAGGGCTGGGAAAGCTGGCTGACTGGCGCAATCGGGGGACGCATCTCCATGCTGGTGGGCAGGCCCACCGGTCCCGCTTCACTGCGGGAGGCCCCCAGGGCGCGCTCATAGGCCTGGCTGAAGGGCACCTTGCTGGGGCCACTCGGCAGGGGCTGAGGGGGCAGGTTAGGGAGGGCGATCCGGTCAAGGCCGGGAGCGGGTATTGGCAGCATTCAATCAGATCTCCAGTGCTTTTGCGGCCATGCCCTTGACTGCGTTGATGACCGTGACGTTCGCCTCGTAGGAGCGGGTGGCCGAGATCATGTCGGTCATCTCCTGGACCACGTTCACGTTCGGGAAGGCGACGTATCCGTCGGGATTGGCATCCGGATGTTGGGGGTCATAGACCATCCGAAGTGGACTTTCGTCCTCGAAAATCTTGGTCACGCGGACCCCGAGCGGCGTGCCCTTGGTCTGCCCTTCGATGTCGCGTTGCTGAACCTCTCGCGATTCAAGCGCCACCAGTTGTCGGCGGTAGGCCTTGCCATCCTTGCCGCGGGTGGAGTTCGCGTTGGCGATGTTATTCGAAATCACGTCCATGCGCAGGCGTTGGGCCGTCAGGCCGGACGCACTGGCGTGCAGGCTATCGAAAAAGCTCATCAGCGTGCCTCTCTCAGCATGGTCTTCAGCCCTTCGAACTTGTTACGGGCCAGGGTGGCCATCGTGTTGTAGCGCATGTTGGTTTCGGCCAGTTTGGCCATTTCGGCGTCGATGTCTACGTTGTTGCCGTCGTTGCGCTGGACCTCGTCCGATACCGTCGTCAGCACGGTGCGAACATCTTCGACGCGTTCGGCCATCGGGCCGAGACTGAAATGAAGGGGGTTGCTGGTTTGCATGGGCAGCTCTTCGCGACCTGCTGAGCCCTTCACGGCCATTCTCAGCTGGGCCTCGTAGGCCACCTCCAGGCGCTTGAAGCGGGGGGTGTCGACATTGGCGATGTTTTCGCCGAGCGCCCGCTGGCGCGCCGACAGCCCGTTCAGGGCCCGTTCGATGATGGGGATATTTCCGTAGAGCGATTCCAGCAAGGGCATTCCTCCTGGCCACACCTCGGCCCACAGACCACGGCGCTGCTCATCGTAACAACCGGGATTATGTGAATAATAGGAAACGCGTCACAAATCCGCCCAAGCTGCATATACCCAGGCCATTTCAGGCATCTGGAGCAACATAATGGCCATTTGTAAAGATTTAAGAAGCCGGCCCTTGGGGGGGCCGGCTGCGGGGCGATCAGCGACTGTGGTCGATGTAGTAGGCGGGAGGGCTGCCTTCAATGCCGTAGGTATGGAGGGCTTGGAGTCCCATCTGGATGGTCTGGAGCTCCTCCAAGGTGCGGGCGGAGGCGGAGGCTAGCGCCGCTTGAAGTCGCTCGTCGGTGGCCAGCAGACTCTGGATCACTTCCCGAATCTGCGCGCGGGTTCTGGCTCCCAAGCTGCCCAGTTCGGACTCGCGGGCCCTGATCCCGGCGAACAGGCGTTCCCGTTCCGCGGTGGCGGCCTGGAACCCTTCCGAGTCATCCGCCTGGATCGTGTTCAGTTGCGCCTCGCCGGCCCGACGCAGAGCTTCATAGAGGGCCGGGAGGTCAGGCAGCGACATCATCACGCCGCGCCTGCGCCCAGCATGGTGGGCTGTGTCTTCACCACTTCGACCCAGGCCTCGCGCAGTTCGCGCAAGAGGCTGATGATCTCCCTGACGCCGGCCACGTCCCGTCGGATGTTCGACTGCACCAGGCGCCAGTTCATGTAGTCGTAGAGGCGGTAGAGGTTGTTGGCAATCTCGCCCGTCTCCATGTTCAGACAAAGCATCAGCTCGGTCACGATGTCCTGCGCGCGCAGGTTGGCTGTGTGGGCATCATTCCAGCGTTGTTGCTCCAGCGCGAATTGCGAGGTCAGCAGAAAGCGGATGGCTCCGTCGTAGAGCATGAGCAACAGTTTGCCCTGGCTGGCGGTCTCCAGGTTTGACTCTTGGTACTGCGTGTAGGGGTTGGAAAGCATGGGGGGCCTCGTGTACGGGGAAGGGCGGGCCTGATTCGACGGGTTCAGCGTTTCAGGTCGACATTGAGACCAGACAGTTCCTGTAGTTTCGCGACCATGTCCAACAGTTCCGAGTTGGGAAACTCCCGGATAATTTCCATGCTCTTGGGGTCCACCAGG
Encoded proteins:
- the flgB gene encoding flagellar basal body rod protein FlgB — its product is MPLLESLYGNIPIIERALNGLSARQRALGENIANVDTPRFKRLEVAYEAQLRMAVKGSAGREELPMQTSNPLHFSLGPMAERVEDVRTVLTTVSDEVQRNDGNNVDIDAEMAKLAETNMRYNTMATLARNKFEGLKTMLREAR
- the fliF gene encoding flagellar basal-body MS-ring/collar protein FliF, whose product is MNSFFQQLSEDLGRLWNQMSAGQRLMLVGVSVAVVLLFGILVMWAQQPAYVTLYTRLSDKDAGAIVEKLKERNIPYQLSGGAIGVPSGQVHDIRLALASEGLPSGGTVGFQDLFNGNANWTATDFERNLNYQRGLEGELSRTIEALEGVDKARVHIVIPKESLFVADEQPTTASVMLSMGTGNQLEPGQVRTIQHLVAKAVPRLKQQNVFVTDTSGRDYTESTGGIDVSGTDLSARQLELKRKYERDLERRIQAMLDDVLGPEKSVVRVSTVWDFAQIETNSESYAPSLPGGTGGLLVSERGKTEQYNGQAATDGGVPGSTENVQPNSYPGGGSGQNGLYSNNEYTRNYNTNKEVQRRIKEPAVLRDTLVSVAYDVTPPPAPRGRAAQQAAANAAPPPDLTPMIKQMVGAAAGIPDPQNSTKVVVNPMIFKGVDLKAREAQAASDAMWSRGIRIATLVTSIVLALIVFLMFSTAFRRRQAVMDELGANAMQGMSAEEVSQALLGAVGARVGNPPGPDDAKLLNMQRELAQYIKQNPKDAVQLVKTWVNADD
- the fliE gene encoding flagellar hook-basal body complex protein FliE codes for the protein MLPIPAPGLDRIALPNLPPQPLPSGPSKVPFSQAYERALGASRSEAGPVGLPTSMEMRPPIAPVSQLSQPFVEFPQAVGADGLKLPEGSAILKDPAQGGNPFEFLTPLKSGLAEVTRLNQGAEKLANEAAIGGDVDLHDVMIAAEKASVAMQLTLQVRNKLVEVYQDVMRMQI
- the flgC gene encoding flagellar basal body rod protein FlgC; translation: MSFFDSLHASASGLTAQRLRMDVISNNIANANSTRGKDGKAYRRQLVALESREVQQRDIEGQTKGTPLGVRVTKIFEDESPLRMVYDPQHPDANPDGYVAFPNVNVVQEMTDMISATRSYEANVTVINAVKGMAAKALEI
- the fliG gene encoding flagellar motor switch protein FliG; translated protein: MATKKKTVNELSGREKAAILLVSLGEDVASELLRNVTDQDDLEQLTMEIANMGRVDGDVSRAVLEEFYALYQASRSTAMGGVETARDLLSKALGADRAAELLGRLTDQLATIPFEFMRRIEANQLLNFIQNEHPQTIALICAYLKPEQSATIIGGLSPEAQSDVAARIALMDRTSPAIIREVERILERKFSAVVSQDFFNAGGVKNLVEVLNRADRSTEKTIIESLEEQNPELADEIKKLMFVFEDIVLLDDRSIQRVLKDVESKDLALALKGSNDEVKAKIFRNMSERMSGMIQDELGYMGPVRLKDIEEVQQKIVAVIRKLEEAGEIMISRAGQDDLVY
- the fliS gene encoding flagellar export chaperone FliS; amino-acid sequence: MLSNPYTQYQESNLETASQGKLLLMLYDGAIRFLLTSQFALEQQRWNDAHTANLRAQDIVTELMLCLNMETGEIANNLYRLYDYMNWRLVQSNIRRDVAGVREIISLLRELREAWVEVVKTQPTMLGAGAA